CATCCAGAAGGATATTACTGGGCTTCAAGTCACAATGAACGGTCGGCCTTCCACAGTCGTGGTGTAAATAATCCAATGCGTCAGCTACATTGACAACTATGCCAATCCTTTGAGTCAAGCTTAGAAATTTTATGCCTTCCTTTTCCCCTTTGCAGTGCAACCATGTATCCAGGCTCCCATTAGGCATGAACTCATAAATTAAAGCCTTGAATACATTGCCTACATTATCAATACTTAAGCAAGCAGTTAAGATGGGGAGAAGATTCCGATGCTGAATGCTtctcaatgcttgacactctgaCAAGAAGCTTCTCTCTGCTCCTGGCATCTGAACGTTGAATACCTTCACAGCCACTTCCATTTTGCTTTCCTTCAATTTCCCTCTGTACACAGAACCGTAGCTTCCTCTCCCGATCAAATTGACTTCTGAGAAGTTTCTTGTCTCTTTGGCTAAGTCGTTGTATGTAACTCTCTCAAAATGCTCACCGAAAGAATGCTGTGATTGATATGCTCTTCTTGAAGTCTTCTTCCCAACTAATAAAAAGTATACTAGCAATACAAGTGACAGGAACACAAATATTGGTATTAATATTTTGATCAGATAGTTTGCTGTTCTTGTTTTACTAGAAGCACCACCGCATGAAGGCATTTTCAAATCCATGGCTCCTCCACACAACCCTGGATTGCCTTCGAGTGAAACAACTGTAGCATTATCAAATACACTATTTCTTGGTATTTCTCCCTGGAAACTATTGTAAGATAGGTCTAGTTCGAGAAGCTTTAGATTGTCTAGGAAAGCTGGCAAGGGTCCAGACAAATTGTTATGGGAAACATTAAGGATGCTCAAGCCATATAGTTTACTGAAGGCGGTTGGGATGTTTCCAGTTAGAATATTTTGACCCATTTGAATGGTAACTAGCTGTTGGCATTGGCCCAAAGTTTCAGGTATTTCTCCACTGAGTTTGTTTGATGAAAGATCTAGTTCGACGAGTTGTTGAAGGTTACCAAACTCATCAGGTATGATCCCTCGGAAATTGTTATAGCTAAGGTTCATCTTTGACAGCTGCTGAAGTTGGTTTCCCAAGCTAGGAGGTATGGGATCGGTAAATTTATTTTGTGCAAGTGACAGAACTGTCAATTGCGCAAGATTGATTATGGAGGGAGGGATTGTCCCTGTGAAACTGTTCCCCTGGAGAGATAAACTCTGTAGCTTTGTCAGCTTTCCTATCCATTCCTCTATTGTACCAGTAAGATTGTTAGTATCAAGTGCGAGTTGA
The genomic region above belongs to Miscanthus floridulus cultivar M001 unplaced genomic scaffold, ASM1932011v1 fs_72_1_2, whole genome shotgun sequence and contains:
- the LOC136532849 gene encoding receptor kinase-like protein Xa21, translating into MSNNHLQGFIPNSVANLSTNLTELVMGGNYLSGIVPSGIGNLSSLAQLALDTNNLTGTIEEWIGKLTKLQSLSLQGNSFTGTIPPSIINLAQLTVLSLAQNKFTDPIPPSLGNQLQQLSKMNLSYNNFRGIIPDEFGNLQQLVELDLSSNKLSGEIPETLGQCQQLVTIQMGQNILTGNIPTAFSKLYGLSILNVSHNNLSGPLPAFLDNLKLLELDLSYNSFQGEIPRNSVFDNATVVSLEGNPGLCGGAMDLKMPSCGGASSKTRTANYLIKILIPIFVFLSLVLLVYFLLVGKKTSRRAYQSQHSFGEHFERVTYNDLAKETRNFSEVNLIGRGSYGSVYRGKLKESKMEVAVKVFNVQMPGAERSFLSECQALRSIQHRNLLPILTACLSIDNVGNVFKALIYEFMPNGSLDTWLHCKGEKEGIKFLSLTQRIGIVVNVADALDYLHHDCGRPTVHCDLKPSNILLDDDMNALLGDFGIARLYVDPQSAWAGSISSIGLKGTIGYIPPEYGGGGHASTSGDVYTFGIVLLEILTSKRPTDPMFTDGLDIISFVENSFPDQIFQVIDANLVEECKKLTQEKKVPETEIYRCLVDLLQVALSCTRLLSSERSNMKQVASKMHSIKTSQLGWKPKFFNKIRSW